The following is a genomic window from Lysinibacillus sp. G4S2.
GTTGAACACTTTAGAAAAATAAAAACATCGTACGCGAAATCGTGTATTATTGAGGCTCCTACACCAATCAATAAGAAGGGATTTCGAATACGATGCTAGAACAGGATAACATAAAAACACCGAATAAGAAACCACGCCTTACACAATTTCAACGTGGAGAACTTCAAGGCTACTTGAATGCCGGAATTACAAATAAAAGCGAGCTTGCGCGAAAACTCAATGTTTCGGGTGGGACAATCTACAATGAACTTGCTCGTGGCAC
Proteins encoded in this region:
- a CDS encoding helix-turn-helix domain-containing protein: MLEQDNIKTPNKKPRLTQFQRGELQGYLNAGITNKSELARKLNVSGGTIYNELARGTTTQVKKINGKHIYTTQYLAETGHTTTKVEEEAS